A genomic segment from Pseudoxanthomonas sp. CF385 encodes:
- the hisA gene encoding 1-(5-phosphoribosyl)-5-[(5-phosphoribosylamino)methylideneamino]imidazole-4-carboxamide isomerase: MTGFTLYPAIDVRDGRVVRLAQGDYARETRYDGAPLEVAVRYAGQGAAWLHLVDLDAARAGGYTLLPLLQALARDTSLKVQTGGGVRERDDVARLLDAGAQRVVIGSLAVRAPDTVLAWLSEFGSERITVALDTRRDGDGVWRLPVHGWTETASETLEVLATRYAEAGLRHLLCTDIARDGMLSGPNLDLYAYLRATVPTLAVQASGGVSAVADVSGARDAGCAGIVLGRALLEGRFTLPDALAC, encoded by the coding sequence ATGACCGGTTTCACCCTCTATCCCGCGATCGACGTCCGCGACGGTCGCGTCGTCCGCCTGGCACAGGGCGACTATGCGCGTGAGACGCGCTACGACGGCGCGCCGCTTGAGGTGGCGGTCCGCTATGCCGGTCAGGGCGCCGCGTGGCTGCACCTGGTCGACCTGGACGCGGCCCGCGCAGGCGGTTACACGCTGCTGCCGCTGCTGCAGGCGCTCGCCCGCGACACATCGCTGAAGGTGCAGACCGGTGGCGGCGTACGCGAGCGCGATGACGTGGCGCGCCTGCTCGATGCCGGCGCGCAGCGTGTCGTGATCGGTTCGCTGGCGGTGCGCGCCCCCGATACCGTGCTGGCCTGGCTGTCTGAGTTCGGCAGCGAGCGCATCACCGTGGCGCTGGACACGCGCCGCGATGGGGACGGCGTGTGGCGGCTGCCCGTGCATGGCTGGACTGAGACCGCGTCGGAGACGCTGGAAGTGCTGGCGACCCGTTATGCTGAAGCGGGGCTGCGTCACTTGCTATGCACCGACATCGCCCGCGACGGCATGCTGAGCGGACCCAATCTCGACCTGTACGCATACCTGCGGGCCACCGTGCCGACCTTGGCCGTGCAGGCCTCGGGTGGCGTGAGTGCGGTGGCCGATGTCAGCGGCGCGCGTGATGCCGGATGCGCCGGTATCGTACTGGGTCGCGCGCTGCTCGAAGGCCGGTTCACCCTGCCGGACGCCCTGGCATGTTGA
- the hisF gene encoding imidazole glycerol phosphate synthase subunit HisF, with protein sequence MLSRRLIPCLDVREGRVVKGVKFRDHVDMGDIAELALRYRDEGADELVFYDISASPEGRSVDYAWIERVSRLLDIPFCVAGGIRDVETARRVLYSGADKVSVNTPALERPDLISELAQAFGVQCVVVGVDSILEADGEWRVRRYTGDPTKMQGAGLRTLDWVVQAQRLGAGEIVLNCMDQDGVRRGYDLAQLQAVRALCEVPLVASGGAGEVEHFVDVFQQADVDGALAASVFHSGHIRIPALKQALAEQGIEVRRGE encoded by the coding sequence ATGTTGAGCCGGCGCCTCATTCCCTGCCTCGACGTGCGCGAAGGCCGTGTCGTCAAGGGCGTCAAGTTCCGCGACCACGTCGACATGGGCGACATCGCCGAACTGGCACTGCGCTACCGCGACGAAGGTGCGGACGAACTGGTGTTCTACGACATCAGCGCCAGTCCGGAAGGGCGTTCCGTCGACTACGCCTGGATCGAACGCGTCTCGCGCCTGCTGGACATCCCCTTCTGCGTGGCCGGTGGCATCCGCGATGTCGAGACCGCGCGCCGCGTGCTGTACAGCGGGGCCGACAAGGTGTCGGTCAATACGCCGGCGCTGGAGCGTCCCGACCTGATCAGCGAGCTGGCGCAGGCATTCGGCGTGCAGTGCGTGGTGGTGGGCGTGGATTCGATCCTCGAAGCCGACGGCGAATGGCGCGTGCGCCGCTACACCGGCGATCCCACGAAGATGCAGGGCGCCGGCCTGCGCACGCTGGATTGGGTGGTTCAGGCACAACGGCTCGGTGCCGGCGAGATCGTGCTGAACTGCATGGATCAGGACGGCGTCCGCCGCGGATACGATCTGGCCCAGTTGCAGGCCGTGCGCGCCCTCTGCGAGGTGCCGCTGGTCGCGTCGGGTGGCGCGGGCGAGGTGGAGCACTTCGTCGATGTCTTCCAGCAGGCGGACGTCGACGGTGCACTGGCGGCAAGTGTCTTCCACAGCGGGCATATCCGGATTCCGGCATTGAAGCAGGCACTGGCAGAACAGGGCATCGAGGTGCGACGTGGCGAGTGA
- the hisIE gene encoding bifunctional phosphoribosyl-AMP cyclohydrolase/phosphoribosyl-ATP diphosphatase HisIE has product MASESAGRGLDPARLDWAKGDGLLPAIVQDAATLRVLMLGYMSREALEATLASRKVTFFSRSKQRLWTKGESSGHVLELVSVDVDCDDDSLLVLAHPRGPTCHLQRASCFPDAPGAFLAELDALIARRERERPADSYTTRLFEAGVRRIAQKVGEEGVETALAAVAQDEPALLGESADLLYHLIVLLRARGLSLDDAITVLAQRHAR; this is encoded by the coding sequence GTGGCGAGTGAATCTGCGGGTCGCGGGCTGGATCCCGCGCGGCTGGATTGGGCCAAGGGCGATGGGCTGCTACCGGCCATCGTGCAGGATGCCGCGACGCTGCGCGTGCTGATGCTCGGCTACATGAGCCGCGAGGCGCTGGAAGCCACGCTGGCGAGTCGCAAGGTGACGTTCTTCAGCCGTAGCAAGCAGCGCCTGTGGACCAAAGGCGAGAGCTCGGGCCATGTGCTGGAGCTGGTTTCGGTGGACGTGGACTGCGACGACGACAGCCTGCTGGTGCTGGCGCATCCGCGCGGACCGACCTGCCACCTGCAGCGCGCCAGCTGCTTCCCTGACGCGCCCGGTGCCTTCCTCGCCGAGCTCGACGCGCTCATCGCGCGGCGCGAGCGCGAGCGGCCGGCCGACAGCTATACGACGCGATTGTTCGAGGCGGGCGTGCGCCGCATCGCACAGAAAGTGGGTGAGGAAGGGGTGGAGACCGCATTGGCGGCCGTCGCCCAGGACGAGCCGGCTTTGCTCGGCGAGAGCGCCGACCTGCTGTACCACCTGATCGTGCTGCTCCGTGCGCGCGGGCTGTCGCTGGACGATGCGATCACCGTCCTGGCCCAGCGGCACGCCCGCTGA
- a CDS encoding calcineurin-like phosphoesterase family protein, whose amino-acid sequence MRASLIAVVLALFAVSAHAFPPPCSWGQVFEDRNGNGVRDTGEPGLPGIKVSNGIDIAITDARGEYNLEYIDGRTIFIIKPAGYDLAVRRDGLPARWRNLQYHAGPALKYGGIPQRQPDCTHFALRPKPAGQAELDVLLFADSQTSSVEDVDYYWRDIVQPLVGKHGAALGLTLGDVTNDDLSLYPEILRTTMSLQVPWLFIPGNHDLDFDAASDEESLRTFRHHLGPDTFAWEEEAATFIGLDDVIYQPGKSPAYFGGLREDQFAFLKAYLPTVRKDRLLVIGVHIPFYEPGARGFRPQDRERLFALLKDFPHVLLLSGHTHTQRHWYHDASTGWQGLAPLHEYNVGAACGAYWSGVKDAEGIPDTTMADGTPNGYARLRVRAGGEYALSWHPARVTDDSGIGLHAPRVLRKGAYPAWGVFANVYMGDADTRVEYRVDGGAWKPMKRVEQPDPRLLVENMRDDVADALRGYDRSPEAEASQHLWRGALPTDLAEGEHAVEVRAFDRWRGEQSARTSYRLQIAEP is encoded by the coding sequence ATGCGCGCCTCGCTGATCGCTGTCGTCCTGGCGCTGTTCGCCGTTTCCGCCCATGCGTTTCCGCCGCCTTGCAGTTGGGGGCAGGTGTTCGAGGACCGGAACGGCAACGGCGTCCGCGATACCGGAGAGCCCGGGCTGCCGGGTATCAAGGTCTCCAACGGCATCGATATCGCGATCACGGATGCGCGGGGCGAATACAACCTCGAGTACATCGACGGCCGCACGATCTTCATCATCAAGCCGGCAGGCTACGACCTGGCCGTACGGCGCGATGGCCTGCCTGCGCGCTGGCGCAACCTGCAGTACCACGCCGGGCCTGCACTGAAGTACGGCGGCATCCCGCAGCGCCAACCGGACTGCACCCACTTCGCGCTGAGGCCGAAGCCGGCAGGGCAAGCCGAACTCGATGTACTGCTGTTCGCCGACAGCCAGACCTCGTCCGTGGAGGACGTGGACTACTACTGGCGCGATATCGTGCAACCGCTGGTGGGGAAGCACGGCGCGGCCCTGGGCCTGACGCTCGGCGATGTGACCAACGACGACCTGTCGCTGTACCCCGAGATCCTGCGCACGACGATGAGCCTGCAGGTGCCGTGGCTGTTCATTCCCGGCAACCACGACCTCGATTTCGACGCGGCCAGCGATGAGGAATCGTTGCGTACGTTCCGTCATCACCTGGGGCCGGACACGTTCGCCTGGGAAGAAGAGGCGGCGACCTTCATCGGCCTGGACGACGTGATCTACCAGCCCGGCAAGTCGCCGGCGTACTTCGGGGGTTTGCGTGAGGACCAGTTCGCCTTCCTGAAGGCCTACCTGCCCACGGTGCGCAAGGATCGGCTGCTGGTGATCGGCGTGCATATCCCGTTCTACGAGCCCGGTGCGCGCGGCTTCCGTCCGCAGGACCGCGAGCGCCTGTTTGCGCTGCTGAAGGACTTTCCGCATGTCCTCCTGCTCAGCGGACATACGCACACACAGCGCCACTGGTACCACGATGCCTCGACGGGCTGGCAGGGCCTGGCGCCGCTGCATGAGTACAACGTCGGTGCCGCCTGCGGCGCCTACTGGTCGGGCGTGAAAGATGCCGAAGGCATTCCCGACACGACGATGGCCGACGGCACACCCAATGGCTATGCACGGCTGCGCGTGCGCGCGGGTGGCGAGTACGCCTTGTCCTGGCATCCGGCGCGCGTGACGGACGACAGTGGCATTGGCTTGCACGCACCGCGCGTGCTGCGCAAGGGCGCGTACCCGGCGTGGGGCGTGTTCGCCAATGTGTACATGGGCGATGCCGATACACGGGTGGAGTACCGCGTCGATGGCGGTGCGTGGAAACCGATGAAGCGCGTCGAACAGCCCGATCCGCGCCTGCTGGTGGAGAACATGCGCGACGACGTCGCCGACGCGCTGCGCGGCTACGACCGTTCGCCGGAGGCCGAGGCGTCGCAGCACCTGTGGCGGGGCGCATTGCCCACCGACCTGGCCGAAGGCGAGCATGCGGTCGAGGTGCGCGCGTTCGACCGCTGGCGCGGTGAGCAGTCCGCCCGTACGTCGTATCGCCTGCAGATCGCGGAGCCCTGA
- a CDS encoding YdeI/OmpD-associated family protein — protein sequence MAATELPIELFVDAAAWERWLERHPASEGVWLKIAKKDSGVVSVSYAEALDVALCHGWIDGQKKGFDEQCFLQRFTPRRARSTWSKINVAKIEGLVAAGRMRPGGLREVEAAKTDGRWDAAYDGSRSMEVPPELAKALAKNRKAKTFFDALDKTNRYAVCWRVQTAVKPETRQARVEKLVAMLARGEKIHGS from the coding sequence ATGGCCGCCACGGAGCTGCCCATCGAACTGTTCGTGGACGCTGCCGCGTGGGAACGCTGGCTGGAGCGCCACCCCGCGTCCGAGGGCGTGTGGCTGAAGATCGCAAAGAAGGACTCGGGCGTCGTGTCGGTCAGCTATGCCGAAGCGCTCGACGTCGCCCTGTGCCATGGCTGGATCGATGGGCAGAAGAAGGGCTTCGACGAACAGTGCTTCCTGCAGCGCTTCACGCCACGGCGCGCACGCAGCACCTGGTCGAAGATCAACGTCGCCAAGATCGAGGGCCTCGTCGCCGCGGGAAGGATGCGCCCCGGGGGATTGCGCGAGGTCGAGGCGGCCAAGACCGACGGCCGCTGGGACGCGGCTTACGACGGGTCCAGATCGATGGAAGTGCCGCCGGAGCTCGCCAAGGCCCTGGCGAAGAACCGCAAGGCGAAAACCTTCTTCGATGCGCTCGACAAGACCAACCGCTACGCGGTGTGCTGGCGTGTGCAGACGGCGGTAAAGCCGGAGACCCGGCAGGCCCGCGTGGAGAAGCTGGTCGCCATGCTGGCGCGCGGCGAGAAGATCCACGGGTCCTGA
- a CDS encoding EamA family transporter, with amino-acid sequence MASQRTATLIGLVAILLWASLAVLTTATGTLPPFQVLAISFGVAALLGLLRAASRGRAGWHELRQPWAALALSTLALFGYHALYFIALKRAPAVEANLLNYLWPLLIVVFVGLLGGVAVRAGQWVGTLLGLTAAVLLVTRGRGLQVDPAHVPGYLAALGAAVIWASYSVLNRRFADVPTAAITVACAGVSVLGGIAHLLFERTVAPDAPQWLVLAVMGVGPVGAAFWLWDHGTKRGDIALLGSLSYLAPLLSTLLLVASGRAQAHWMQAVAIALLLTGAWLSVRASRAAR; translated from the coding sequence ATGGCATCGCAACGCACGGCCACGCTAATCGGGCTGGTGGCGATCCTGCTGTGGGCCTCGCTGGCCGTGCTGACCACGGCGACCGGCACACTGCCGCCCTTCCAGGTGCTGGCGATCAGCTTCGGTGTCGCAGCCCTGCTCGGCCTGTTGCGAGCAGCATCGCGCGGACGTGCCGGCTGGCATGAGCTGCGTCAGCCTTGGGCGGCGCTGGCCCTGTCCACACTGGCCCTGTTCGGCTACCACGCCTTGTACTTCATCGCGCTCAAGCGCGCGCCCGCCGTGGAAGCGAACCTGCTCAACTACCTGTGGCCGCTGCTGATCGTGGTGTTCGTCGGCCTGCTGGGCGGCGTCGCCGTGCGTGCCGGGCAATGGGTGGGCACGCTGCTGGGGCTGACGGCTGCGGTCCTGCTGGTCACACGGGGACGCGGGCTGCAGGTGGACCCGGCGCACGTGCCCGGTTACCTCGCCGCGCTCGGCGCCGCGGTGATCTGGGCGTCGTACTCGGTGCTCAACCGTCGTTTTGCTGATGTGCCCACCGCCGCGATCACTGTGGCCTGCGCCGGTGTTTCCGTCCTGGGTGGCATCGCGCACCTGCTGTTCGAACGCACGGTCGCGCCGGACGCGCCCCAATGGCTGGTCCTCGCCGTGATGGGCGTCGGCCCCGTGGGCGCCGCGTTCTGGCTGTGGGACCACGGCACCAAGCGCGGCGACATCGCGCTGCTGGGCAGCCTGTCGTATCTCGCGCCGCTGCTGTCGACGTTGCTGCTGGTCGCGTCGGGACGCGCGCAGGCGCACTGGATGCAGGCCGTCGCCATCGCGCTGCTGCTGACCGGTGCGTGGCTCAGCGTCCGCGCCAGCCGCGCGGCGCGATGA
- the mtnC gene encoding acireductone synthase: MPVSAILTDIEGTTSSISFVKDVLFPYARRALPDFVREHGDDPEVRRWLDVVATEHGSICSDDVIVETLQGWIDQDRKHTALKALQGLVWEAGYRDADFTAHIYPDAAPALRGWYDEGYPLYVYSSGSVPAQKLFFGHSDAGDLTPMISGWFDTEVGGKREADSYRAIAARIGVPAGNVLFLSDVVEELDAAREAGLQTCLIDRLEDYPVPRQGDAAHGHPRVDAFDAIELPH, encoded by the coding sequence ATGCCCGTTTCCGCCATCCTCACCGACATCGAAGGCACCACCAGCAGCATCTCGTTCGTGAAGGACGTGCTGTTCCCCTACGCGCGGCGCGCCCTGCCCGATTTCGTGCGCGAACACGGCGACGATCCGGAGGTACGTCGCTGGCTGGACGTGGTGGCGACCGAGCACGGCAGCATCTGCAGCGACGATGTCATCGTGGAGACGCTGCAGGGCTGGATCGACCAGGACCGCAAGCACACGGCGCTGAAGGCGCTGCAGGGTCTGGTGTGGGAAGCGGGCTACCGCGACGCCGATTTCACCGCGCACATCTATCCCGATGCTGCGCCCGCGCTTCGCGGATGGTACGACGAAGGGTATCCGTTGTACGTGTACTCGTCCGGCTCGGTACCGGCGCAGAAGCTGTTCTTCGGCCACAGCGACGCCGGCGACCTGACGCCGATGATCTCCGGCTGGTTCGATACCGAAGTGGGCGGCAAGCGCGAAGCCGACAGTTATCGCGCGATCGCCGCGCGCATCGGCGTACCGGCCGGAAATGTCCTGTTCCTGTCCGATGTGGTGGAAGAGCTGGATGCCGCGCGCGAAGCCGGCCTGCAGACCTGCCTGATCGATCGTCTGGAAGACTATCCGGTGCCGCGCCAAGGCGACGCCGCGCACGGCCATCCGCGCGTCGACGCGTTCGATGCGATCGAACTGCCGCACTAA
- a CDS encoding acireductone dioxygenase, with protein sequence MSRLRIFKESDPATPEFASYDPDFIATELKKIGVVFERWKATKPVEPGATPEDVMAAYRSDIDRLVAERGFKTVDVVSIAPDNPQREAMRAKFLDEHFHKEDEVRFFVAGSGLFTLHVDGKVYEIECVQDDLIAVPDGALHWFDMGPEPRFIAIRFFTEPDGWVGHFTGTTIAQEFPRYEGLTQGH encoded by the coding sequence ATGAGCCGCCTACGCATCTTCAAGGAATCGGACCCGGCCACGCCGGAGTTCGCCAGCTACGACCCCGACTTCATCGCCACCGAGCTGAAGAAGATCGGCGTGGTTTTCGAACGCTGGAAGGCCACCAAGCCGGTCGAGCCGGGCGCGACGCCCGAGGACGTCATGGCCGCTTACCGCAGCGACATCGACCGCCTGGTCGCCGAGCGCGGGTTCAAGACGGTCGATGTTGTCAGCATCGCGCCGGACAATCCGCAGCGCGAGGCGATGCGCGCCAAGTTCCTCGACGAGCACTTCCACAAGGAAGACGAAGTGCGCTTCTTCGTGGCCGGCTCCGGTCTGTTCACGCTGCACGTGGACGGCAAGGTCTACGAGATCGAATGCGTGCAGGACGACCTGATCGCCGTGCCCGATGGCGCGCTGCACTGGTTCGACATGGGCCCCGAGCCGCGCTTCATCGCGATCCGCTTCTTCACCGAGCCGGATGGCTGGGTCGGCCACTTCACCGGCACCACCATCGCGCAGGAATTCCCGCGTTACGAAGGCCTGACGCAGGGCCATTGA
- a CDS encoding methylthioribulose 1-phosphate dehydratase, with amino-acid sequence MSLLPYDADQLRDRAHSIISNVRELSQLGWTPATSSNFSERLDERHAAITVSGRDKGRLVEGDIMVVDFDGKAVGSDHRPSAETLLHTQLYRRYPEIGCVLHTHSLVQTVASRLFAGAGHVRLEGFELLKAFQGNQTHEMAIDVPVFANTQDMPTLAAQVDALLDRQPLWGYLIDGHGLYAWGRTMAEARRHLEAFEFLFAAELELRKLGCRR; translated from the coding sequence ATGAGCCTCCTGCCCTACGACGCCGACCAGCTGCGCGACCGCGCGCACTCGATCATCAGCAATGTGCGCGAGCTGTCCCAGCTTGGCTGGACCCCCGCCACCAGCAGCAACTTCTCCGAGCGCCTGGACGAACGCCATGCGGCCATCACGGTCTCCGGCCGCGACAAGGGCCGTCTGGTGGAAGGCGACATCATGGTCGTCGACTTCGACGGCAAGGCGGTCGGCAGCGACCACCGACCCTCGGCGGAAACGCTGCTGCACACGCAGCTGTATCGCCGCTATCCGGAAATCGGCTGCGTGCTCCACACCCACTCGCTGGTGCAGACGGTCGCTTCGCGGCTGTTCGCCGGCGCCGGCCATGTCCGCCTGGAAGGCTTCGAGCTGCTGAAGGCGTTCCAGGGCAACCAGACGCACGAGATGGCAATCGACGTGCCGGTGTTCGCCAACACCCAGGACATGCCGACGCTGGCCGCCCAGGTCGATGCCCTGCTCGACCGGCAGCCGCTGTGGGGCTACCTGATCGACGGCCACGGCCTGTACGCCTGGGGCCGCACCATGGCCGAGGCGCGCCGGCACCTGGAGGCCTTCGAGTTCCTCTTCGCGGCCGAACTGGAGCTGCGCAAGCTCGGCTGCCGCCGCTGA
- a CDS encoding amino acid permease: MSDTTPRKIGPVLATFAVANNMIGSGFFLLPATLARSGGVTALSWLLATLLAVLLGATFARLVRDYPKLDCPDDYVRPALGRDMGFLAATLYWISSWIGNNAIAVAAFGYLALLLPVEDGAATRVIGQIALIWLMFALNLFGPRAIARFQSLCVVLGLLPVAAILIWGWGSFDTTLYRAAWNVSGSSDAHVVVSSLAPIFWAFVGLETGAMVAGVVRDPARNVPIATLGGIVIAGAVYLTSSVLMMGIVPAAELADSGAPFALVAGRMFGDWAIPVIAAAAAIKATGTLGGWMLVTGESGARAAQRGFLPPVFGRLLANGAAGWGLFIVTVSMTLLAVFTLSPTVAGQFETIINMVVVLVVMAYVAASLSLAWGTPARPASGGDRAIGIGALLACGLLVYSTPVKTLVGGIVVALLALAVYRTFARSRRTGAG; this comes from the coding sequence ATGTCCGACACCACGCCCCGCAAGATCGGCCCGGTCCTGGCGACTTTCGCGGTCGCCAACAACATGATCGGGTCCGGCTTCTTCCTGCTGCCGGCCACGCTGGCGCGCTCCGGCGGCGTCACCGCCCTGAGCTGGCTGCTGGCGACGCTGCTGGCGGTCCTGCTCGGCGCCACGTTCGCCCGGCTGGTGCGCGACTATCCCAAGCTCGACTGCCCGGACGACTACGTGCGCCCCGCACTGGGCCGCGACATGGGATTCCTGGCCGCGACGCTCTACTGGATCTCGTCCTGGATCGGCAACAACGCCATCGCGGTCGCTGCCTTCGGGTACCTGGCGCTGCTGCTTCCGGTCGAGGACGGGGCGGCCACGCGCGTGATCGGGCAGATCGCGCTGATCTGGCTGATGTTCGCCCTGAACCTGTTCGGCCCGCGCGCGATCGCGCGTTTCCAGTCCCTGTGCGTGGTGCTGGGCCTGCTGCCCGTGGCGGCCATCCTGATCTGGGGCTGGGGCAGTTTCGACACCACGCTTTACCGCGCCGCATGGAATGTCTCCGGCTCCTCGGATGCGCACGTCGTCGTATCGTCGCTGGCGCCCATCTTCTGGGCGTTCGTCGGCCTCGAGACCGGCGCGATGGTGGCCGGCGTCGTGCGCGACCCCGCACGCAACGTGCCGATCGCGACGCTGGGTGGCATCGTCATTGCGGGCGCGGTGTACCTGACCTCGTCGGTGCTGATGATGGGCATCGTGCCCGCCGCGGAACTGGCGGATTCCGGCGCGCCGTTCGCGCTGGTCGCAGGCCGCATGTTCGGCGACTGGGCGATCCCGGTGATCGCGGCGGCCGCTGCCATCAAGGCGACCGGCACGCTGGGCGGCTGGATGCTGGTGACGGGCGAGTCCGGTGCGCGTGCGGCGCAGCGTGGCTTCCTGCCTCCGGTCTTCGGCCGTCTGCTCGCCAACGGGGCTGCCGGCTGGGGACTTTTCATCGTCACGGTGTCGATGACGTTGCTGGCGGTCTTCACGTTGTCGCCCACCGTCGCAGGCCAGTTCGAAACCATCATCAACATGGTGGTGGTGCTGGTGGTGATGGCCTATGTCGCCGCGTCCCTGAGCCTGGCCTGGGGCACGCCCGCGCGCCCCGCGTCCGGTGGCGATCGGGCCATCGGGATCGGGGCGTTGCTCGCGTGCGGGCTGCTGGTGTATTCCACGCCCGTGAAGACACTGGTGGGCGGCATCGTCGTGGCCCTGCTGGCGCTCGCGGTGTACCGCACCTTCGCCCGTTCGCGGCGGACGGGCGCCGGGTAG
- a CDS encoding amino acid permease, whose protein sequence is MLFQRRKPLDLILQTAAKRSLSRQLGAFDLTMLGIGAVIGTGIFVLTAVAANKAGPGMMYSFMIAGAVCALTALIYSEIAAMVPVSGSAYTYSYAVLGEVLAWMVGWALILEYAVAAGAVSVGWSGYANGFLAHHGIGLPDFLTAGPFWVEHIKDQGAVIHMVDGVTHKGGFNLIAFLLALLVTWLLVLGTSKSAKVTAVLVAIKIIALMAFIVLAFPKVQGTNFEPMLPNGWGTPLSGVGVLGAAASIFFAYVGFDAVSTAAEETKNPNRNIPIGLIGSLAVCTIIYLLVAYTAIGSMGAQPGGPLSESKEPLAFVLREIGHPGWGDAVGFAAILALPSVVLMMMFGQTRILFTMSRDGLLPDKLASVHPKYKTPHVITWITGIFVAFFAALFPVDILADISNAGTLFAFAAVAIGVMVLRRTEPGRARPFKTPLIWIVGPLAVAGSALLFFSLGWNPTIKFFCVWAIVGLIVYFSYARRRSHLAPGNEHLLHGHGDKLDADPLVQEGPNAGP, encoded by the coding sequence ATGCTGTTTCAGCGCAGAAAGCCGCTTGACCTGATTCTCCAGACCGCCGCCAAACGCTCGCTTTCGCGCCAATTGGGCGCCTTCGATCTGACCATGCTGGGTATCGGCGCCGTGATCGGCACCGGCATCTTCGTGTTGACCGCAGTGGCGGCCAACAAGGCCGGCCCCGGCATGATGTACAGCTTCATGATCGCCGGCGCGGTCTGCGCGCTGACGGCGCTGATCTACTCCGAAATCGCCGCGATGGTCCCGGTCTCGGGTTCGGCCTACACCTATTCCTATGCCGTCCTGGGCGAAGTCCTCGCCTGGATGGTCGGCTGGGCGCTGATCCTCGAATACGCGGTCGCCGCAGGCGCCGTTTCGGTCGGGTGGTCCGGCTATGCGAACGGCTTCCTCGCCCACCATGGGATCGGATTGCCCGACTTCCTGACCGCGGGCCCGTTCTGGGTCGAACACATCAAGGACCAGGGCGCCGTGATCCACATGGTGGACGGCGTGACCCACAAGGGTGGCTTCAACCTGATCGCGTTCCTGCTGGCCTTGCTGGTGACGTGGCTGCTGGTGCTGGGCACCAGCAAGTCGGCGAAGGTCACCGCCGTGCTCGTGGCGATCAAGATCATCGCGCTGATGGCGTTCATCGTGCTGGCCTTCCCGAAGGTCCAGGGCACCAACTTCGAACCGATGCTGCCGAACGGCTGGGGTACTCCGCTGTCCGGTGTCGGCGTGCTCGGCGCGGCGGCCTCGATCTTCTTCGCCTATGTCGGGTTCGACGCGGTCTCCACCGCGGCGGAAGAGACCAAGAACCCCAACCGCAACATCCCGATCGGCCTGATCGGTTCGCTCGCGGTCTGCACCATCATCTACCTGCTGGTGGCCTACACCGCGATCGGCTCGATGGGTGCACAGCCCGGTGGCCCGTTGTCGGAAAGCAAGGAGCCGCTGGCCTTCGTGCTGCGCGAGATCGGTCATCCGGGCTGGGGCGATGCGGTCGGCTTCGCCGCCATCCTGGCGTTGCCCTCGGTGGTGCTGATGATGATGTTCGGCCAGACCCGCATCCTGTTCACCATGTCCCGCGACGGCCTGCTGCCGGACAAGCTGGCCTCGGTGCACCCGAAGTACAAGACGCCGCACGTCATCACCTGGATCACCGGCATCTTCGTGGCCTTCTTCGCCGCGCTGTTCCCGGTCGACATCCTCGCGGACATCTCCAATGCCGGCACCCTGTTCGCCTTCGCCGCCGTCGCCATCGGCGTGATGGTGCTGCGCCGGACCGAACCGGGCCGCGCGCGTCCCTTCAAGACCCCGCTGATCTGGATCGTCGGCCCGCTGGCCGTCGCCGGCAGCGCCCTGCTGTTCTTCAGCCTGGGCTGGAACCCGACCATCAAGTTCTTCTGCGTCTGGGCCATCGTCGGCCTGATCGTGTACTTCTCCTATGCGCGTCGCCGCAGCCATCTGGCGCCGGGCAACGAGCACCTGCTGCACGGCCACGGCGACAAGCTGGACGCCGACCCGCTGGTGCAGGAAGGCCCGAACGCCGGCCCCTGA
- a CDS encoding NUDIX hydrolase: MASIPLRFSFLSAQLQAYRQRWPDETGVVGQFLDLLADPADPSVRERLEGHLTGGAWVVSGDGQRTLMTHHRKLGRWLQLGGHADGDIDMARVALKEAEEESGLADLSVEREIFDLDRHWIPERRGIPGHWHYDVRYVVHAGGSEAYVVSEESLDLAWREIAPMAADDDASISRMARKWLARNP; the protein is encoded by the coding sequence ATGGCGTCGATTCCGCTCCGCTTTTCGTTTCTGTCGGCGCAATTGCAGGCGTATCGCCAGCGCTGGCCGGACGAAACCGGCGTGGTCGGCCAGTTCCTCGACCTGCTGGCGGATCCGGCCGATCCCTCCGTCCGCGAGCGGCTGGAAGGCCATCTGACGGGCGGTGCCTGGGTGGTCAGCGGCGACGGCCAGCGGACCCTGATGACCCACCACCGCAAGCTCGGCCGCTGGTTGCAGTTGGGCGGGCATGCCGATGGCGACATCGACATGGCACGGGTGGCGCTGAAAGAGGCCGAGGAGGAATCCGGCCTGGCCGATCTCTCGGTCGAACGCGAGATCTTCGACCTGGACCGGCACTGGATCCCGGAACGCAGGGGCATCCCGGGCCACTGGCACTACGACGTGCGCTACGTCGTGCACGCCGGGGGCAGCGAGGCCTACGTGGTTAGTGAGGAGTCGCTGGACCTGGCCTGGCGCGAGATCGCGCCGATGGCGGCCGACGACGATGCGTCGATCAGCCGCATGGCCCGCAAGTGGCTGGCGCGCAACCCGTAG